The Candidatus Bathyarchaeia archaeon genome includes the window CTTGCCTGCGCCGTTAGGTCCTAAGAAACCAAACACCTCACCTTCGTCCACATGCAGCGTGACCGAGTCGACGGCCGTCATGCTGCCGAACCTCTTCGTCAGATTCTCAGTATCGATCATCCTAAATCTTGCTCATTGGTCGCTCTACCTGCTTCAATTCTTGAAACAGGACCATTCATTCTTGCTCTGCAAAAGGGGGCATCAGTTGGGACTTGGAGGGCTCTGCTGACTCCAGCGGGAATCTGTTCCCGCGTGCTTTCGTCGGGAGAATCTCCCGAATCGGAAGACGTATGCCACGACGATTACTATGGCGGTAACGACAACAATCAAGACAATCTTATCGGTAGTGATAATCGCCACTTCGTGGGGTCTGCTCCTTGAGCACTCTTTGACAAGGTGATACTAAAGGGGTTCGGCGCACCCTTGGCAGGCCACGGGTTTTAGCGTGAGTTATGGTCAAGGACACTTGACGAATTCCTTCCGCCCATCCACTCGGTTCAGCTCACTGCTTTCTTCACGAGCGCGGCGATTCTAGCCTCTTCAGCGGCAGTCAACGCCTTCAGCGCGAAGGCGACCGGCCACATGCCGCCATCGTCGAGATTCGCCTTGTCGCTGAACCCGAACGTCCCATACCTCGTCTTGAACTTCTGTGCGTTTTGGAAGAAGCAGACGACCTTGCCGTCCTTGGCATATGCGGGCATCCCGTACCAGAGTCTTGGCGAAAGGTCAGGCGCGCTTGCTTTGATGGTGGCATGGAGTCGCTTCCCCATGGTGTGATCCGTTTCCGGCATCCCGGCGATCTTCGCGAGCACGGCACTTTCACCGTCCTCCTTTTCCGCCTTCAGCTCTTGGATGCGGTCCGTCATCGCGCCACGTTCTTCGTCTGTGAGTCCCTTGAACTTCTTCCCGGCCGAGGTGGTGCTCTTGACGGACTCCTGCGTGCCCTTCAGTGCAGGTTTCATGAAATTGTATTCGTCTTCAGAGTTTAAATGTTTTACGAACACGTTCGTTGCACTTTCAATCAGCTTCGTCGGGCCCATGTTGTATGGACCGCACGCGGCCGTTAGACCCACCATTCTCCATGGGATTCGAATCCCAGTGAATTACTCTGATCGTAGGGAAGTACTAGGGACCCTTGTAGTCGAAGGGCGAGTAGAAGCCATTCTTTTCTGAGATTTCCCAATTCATCCCGTGATCATGATAACTAAGTTTCTTTGACTTTG containing:
- a CDS encoding multidrug ABC transporter ATP-binding protein; the encoded protein is MIDTENLTKRFGSMTAVDSVTLHVDEGEVFGFLGPNGAGK
- a CDS encoding DUF1801 domain-containing protein; protein product: MKPALKGTQESVKSTTSAGKKFKGLTDEERGAMTDRIQELKAEKEDGESAVLAKIAGMPETDHTMGKRLHATIKASAPDLSPRLWYGMPAYAKDGKVVCFFQNAQKFKTRYGTFGFSDKANLDDGGMWPVAFALKALTAAEEARIAALVKKAVS